In Halomarina litorea, a single window of DNA contains:
- a CDS encoding ParA family protein — translation MLTYTVYSEAGGVGKTTLAANLAVAHARTNQRVLVIDMDPQDGSLSYLLDVDTDRAAGDADNLVRHLIGRPQGPFEDLVHEAEHGIDVVPSHNMLERLTELLMKTAELEEDTSPDADYEFPQHEQLFRVLQEASVPNEYDVLVIDPPATAGPHLYNALYATRNLVIPIELSGKGEQSVEGLRDLVAGLEGELGINIGVLAAVPNEVKHTTDQQAYRERLEALGFDVPVVIGDRTSMFEGCWRKRCSAFTFVEEHRDRRRDYEVETLDQFDDLAAHLHAQVDMEVRA, via the coding sequence ATGCTCACGTACACGGTCTACTCCGAGGCCGGCGGGGTCGGGAAGACGACCCTCGCTGCGAACCTCGCGGTCGCGCACGCGCGCACGAACCAGCGTGTGCTCGTCATCGACATGGATCCACAGGACGGGAGCCTGAGCTACCTACTCGACGTGGACACCGACCGCGCGGCGGGCGATGCCGACAACCTCGTTCGCCACCTCATCGGGCGACCGCAGGGCCCCTTCGAGGACCTGGTCCACGAGGCCGAACACGGCATCGACGTGGTGCCCTCGCACAACATGCTCGAACGGCTCACCGAACTCCTGATGAAGACCGCCGAACTGGAGGAGGACACCAGCCCCGACGCGGACTACGAGTTCCCCCAGCACGAACAGTTGTTCCGGGTGCTCCAGGAGGCCAGCGTGCCGAACGAGTACGACGTACTGGTCATCGACCCGCCCGCGACGGCGGGACCGCACCTCTACAATGCACTCTACGCCACGCGAAACCTCGTCATCCCCATCGAACTCTCCGGCAAGGGCGAACAGAGCGTCGAGGGCCTGCGCGACCTCGTCGCGGGGCTCGAGGGCGAACTCGGCATCAACATCGGCGTCCTCGCCGCCGTCCCGAACGAGGTGAAACACACGACCGACCAGCAGGCGTACCGCGAGCGACTGGAGGCGCTCGGCTTCGACGTGCCGGTCGTCATCGGCGACCGCACCTCGATGTTCGAGGGGTGCTGGCGGAAGCGCTGTTCCGCGTTCACCTTCGTCGAGGAACACCGCGACCGGCGACGCGACTACGAGGTCGAGACCCTCGACCAGTTCGACGACCTGGCCGCCCACCTTCACGCGCAGGTCGACATGGAGGTCCGCGCATGA